The bacterium DNA window ATACGTATTCTGAACTCAATATCCTTAGCGATGGTTTTTCCTTGAATTGTCAATACTTTTAGGTTATTATTACATCATGCATATATTAGAAATAGACTACATAAAACAAAACCTCAAGACCTCCGGCTTCGGCCAGAAGCTTTATTACTTTGAAAAGCTGGGATCTACCAGCGACAAGCTAAAGGAACTGGCGGCGGGCAATGTGCCGGACGGCACCATCGTCATCGCCGAAGAGCAGAAGGCCGGCCGGGGGCGTTCCGGGCATTCCTGGTATTCACCTCCCGGAGTCGGCCTTTATCTTTCATTACTGCTCCGTCCCAAAACCAATCCCATCAAAATGCAGGGGCTGACTTTGGCTCTGGGTTGTTCGGCCGCTAAAACACTCGAAGCGGCGGCGGGGATGCCGGTGGAGATAAAGTGGCCCAACGACCTATTTTGCCGGGGCCGCAAGCTGGGCGGGATTTTGTCCGAGTCCGGGCTTAAGGCCGGACTGGTGGACAACGTCGTCATAGGAATGGGATTCAACCTGAATAACCAGATGCTGCCGCTGGAACTTTGCGAAACCGCCACCTCGCTGGAGCTGGAGTCAGGAAAACACATCTTCCGGGAGGACCTGCTGATAGCCCTGTTGACGAACCTAGAAAAAGATTATCAGAGATTTCTGGATCAGGGATTTTCGGCCTTCATTGAGGAGCTAAAGCCCCGGTTCTTCCTCAACCAGAAATGGGTGCTGGTCTCCGGCGATGACGGGCAGTTCCAGAAGGGAGTGGTCACCGGATTTGACGCTCAGGGCGCTTTGCTGCTGCTGGACCAGGACGGCCAGACCATCTGCTGCAGCTCCGGCACGGTGGCGGAGATCGGCTGATCATGCGGCTGCTGATCGACATCGGCAACAGCAAGCTGGGGCTGGCGGTCTTTTCCAAAAACAAATGCGTCCGCCAGGCCAGGCTGGAGCACGGCGGCAGGCCGGACTACGACCAGGTGTACAACTTCCTGGACAAGGCCTTGGGCGTCAGATCGATCAAGTCAGCCGCCATCTGCTCGGTGGTCCCGGAAATTACCCTTCATGCCGTGACGGCAGTCAAACAACTGCTGGATATCCACTGCTTGGTGGTCGACGCCTCAAGCTTGAAAGGTTTTAAGACCCGGTACCATTTGCCCCGGCAGCTGGGATGCGACCGGATGGTCTGCTCTTACGCCGCCGCCAAACTTTACGGAAAGCCGGTGATAGTGGTGGATATCGGCACCGCCATCACCTGGGACGCCGTGGATCCTTTGGGCCGGCATCTGGGCGGGGCCATTGCTCCGGGGCCGGCGACCATGGCCAGGGCCTTGAACGACAAGACGGCACTGCTGCCGTTGATCCCCATAAAACGGCCCCAGGCAGCCATCGGCCGCGACACCGCCGGATCGATGGGATCCGGGCTGTACTGGGGAACCATCGGGATGGTAAAGGAACTAGTTGCTGTCATCTCCGCCGAGATGAAGGGGCGGCCCAAAATAGTGATCACCGGTGGCCTGGCCGGAATGGCCGGGCCGCACATCAAAAATTCAATAACCGACCAACTGCTGATCTACAAGGGTTTGAACCTGGCTCTGCAGGAAAAGGAAAGGGAGATGAATTTTGCAAAATAATTGTAAACACTGATAACCAAAGACATACTCTGCCTAAAATATCAGGAGGATCAACCATGACACGTGTACAAGCCACTGCAGAAATATTCTTCACTGCCTTTAAAGCCCTACCCAAGAAGGAGCAGGATGTTTTTCTGTCCAAGCTATTTTCAGACAACAAGACCAGGGAAGACCTGATAGACCTGGCTCTTTATTCCAGGCGGCGGAATGAGCCGTCCCGCCCGTTGCAGGCATATATCCAGGAGAGAAAGGCCAGGTATGGCGGCAAGGTATGACCTGCTGATAAAACGGTCTGCAGAGAAGGATCTCAAACAATTGGGTGATGCCGATCATGACAGGATCATTAAACGCCTTCTATCTTTAGTTGATAACCCAAGGCCTGTTGGTTCCGTAAAACTGACAGGGCATGACGTCCACCGCTTGCGCATCGGCAATTATCGCGCTCTCTACACAGTAGATGACCAGGCCAGAACCATAGAAATCATATCGGTGGGGCACCGGAAAGAAATATACCGGTAACTTTGAAAAACAAAGTGGTACTTCGCGTGACACAAGGGGCCTCCACTT harbors:
- a CDS encoding biotin--[acetyl-CoA-carboxylase] ligase: MHILEIDYIKQNLKTSGFGQKLYYFEKLGSTSDKLKELAAGNVPDGTIVIAEEQKAGRGRSGHSWYSPPGVGLYLSLLLRPKTNPIKMQGLTLALGCSAAKTLEAAAGMPVEIKWPNDLFCRGRKLGGILSESGLKAGLVDNVVIGMGFNLNNQMLPLELCETATSLELESGKHIFREDLLIALLTNLEKDYQRFLDQGFSAFIEELKPRFFLNQKWVLVSGDDGQFQKGVVTGFDAQGALLLLDQDGQTICCSSGTVAEIG
- a CDS encoding type III pantothenate kinase, with protein sequence MRLLIDIGNSKLGLAVFSKNKCVRQARLEHGGRPDYDQVYNFLDKALGVRSIKSAAICSVVPEITLHAVTAVKQLLDIHCLVVDASSLKGFKTRYHLPRQLGCDRMVCSYAAAKLYGKPVIVVDIGTAITWDAVDPLGRHLGGAIAPGPATMARALNDKTALLPLIPIKRPQAAIGRDTAGSMGSGLYWGTIGMVKELVAVISAEMKGRPKIVITGGLAGMAGPHIKNSITDQLLIYKGLNLALQEKEREMNFAK
- a CDS encoding type II toxin-antitoxin system RelE/ParE family toxin yields the protein MAARYDLLIKRSAEKDLKQLGDADHDRIIKRLLSLVDNPRPVGSVKLTGHDVHRLRIGNYRALYTVDDQARTIEIISVGHRKEIYR